The proteins below come from a single Dehalococcoidales bacterium genomic window:
- the rpmI gene encoding 50S ribosomal protein L35, whose product MPKIKTHKGAQARFHITGSGKLLRTKGGKSHLRIRKSKRVKRLFDEKVPVSSRDRARIRRLLPYGV is encoded by the coding sequence ATGCCAAAAATCAAAACTCATAAAGGTGCGCAGGCCCGTTTTCATATTACCGGAAGCGGGAAATTGCTGAGGACCAAGGGCGGAAAGAGCCATTTGCGTATTCGGAAGTCCAAGAGAGTCAAGCGCCTGTTTGATGAAAAAGTACCGGTAAGCTCCCGGGACAGGGCCCGTATCAGAAGACTCCTGCCTTACGGAGTATAA
- the infC gene encoding translation initiation factor IF-3, which translates to MRINREIRAKEVRLVGDKGEQLGIVPLEQALEMARSQELDLAEVAPTAVPPVCRLLDYGKYKYEQTKKEREARKSQKISMLREVRIRPKIGEHDFEAKARTARKLLEGGDKVKITVLFRGREITHPEIAWKLLQKMAESLKDIASVDGQPVMVGRRMNVMLVPVSAPKPKKIAEEVKKT; encoded by the coding sequence CTGCGTATAAACAGGGAGATAAGGGCTAAAGAGGTACGCCTGGTAGGAGATAAAGGCGAGCAACTCGGCATTGTGCCTTTAGAGCAGGCTCTGGAGATGGCGAGAAGCCAGGAACTTGATCTGGCAGAGGTAGCGCCTACTGCTGTACCTCCAGTATGCCGTTTGCTCGATTACGGGAAATATAAATACGAGCAGACTAAAAAAGAACGGGAGGCCAGGAAAAGCCAGAAGATTTCAATGCTGAGGGAGGTCCGGATACGCCCCAAGATTGGCGAGCATGATTTTGAGGCTAAAGCCAGGACCGCCAGGAAGTTGCTGGAGGGTGGAGATAAGGTCAAGATAACCGTATTGTTCCGGGGTCGTGAAATCACGCATCCTGAGATAGCCTGGAAATTGTTACAGAAGATGGCGGAATCGCTAAAGGATATAGCTTCGGTTGATGGGCAGCCGGTGATGGTGGGCAGAAGGATGAATGTGATGCTGGTACCGGTGTCCGCCCCAAAACCTAAAAAAATTGCGGAAGAGGTTAAAAAAACCTGA
- the thrS gene encoding threonine--tRNA ligase, with product MRHSTAHVMAEAVQSIFPEAKFGIGPAIENGFYYDFDLPRSLTPEDLPAIEARMAETVAADVPFSREELTKEEARRLFSGQPYKLELLNEIPDEKVSVYRQGSFVDLCRGPHVSSTGEIKAYKLVSIAGAYWRGDERNPMLQRIYGVAFNTGQDLVKHLERLEEAARRDHRKLGVELDLFSIHEEAGPGLVHWHPKGSVIRRVIEDFWKDEHFKRGYDIVYTPHLAKVGLWKTSGHWDFYRDYLYSPMDVEGQEYIVKPMNCLGHILIYKSRLRSYRDLPLRYAELGTVYRYERSGVLHGLSRVRGFTQDDAHIFCRFDQLEDEVVGVLDLARFMIDTFGFTDYHVFLSTRPDKYAGTDELWEEATQTLRRALEHLKIDYSIDPGEGVFYGPKIDIKFESIGGSWQGPTIQVDFNLPQRFDVTYIGEDSREHPVAMVHRTVLGSMERFLASLIEHYGGAFPVWLAPVQVMVIPIADRHLEYARKLESELRSEGIRTKVDARSERVNLKIRQAQLDKVPYMLVVGDKEVAADTVSVRLRNSEELSSQPLTDFKEIIRKAVTGKAKDLD from the coding sequence ATGCGGCATTCCACCGCTCATGTCATGGCGGAAGCCGTCCAGTCCATATTCCCTGAGGCTAAATTCGGTATTGGGCCGGCTATTGAGAACGGCTTCTACTATGATTTTGATTTGCCCCGCTCCCTGACCCCGGAGGATTTACCGGCTATTGAAGCCAGAATGGCGGAGACAGTCGCCGCTGATGTGCCGTTTAGTAGAGAGGAATTGACCAAAGAGGAGGCCCGCCGGTTGTTCAGCGGGCAACCGTATAAGCTGGAACTGCTCAACGAAATCCCTGATGAAAAAGTCAGTGTGTACCGGCAGGGTTCATTTGTTGATTTGTGTCGCGGGCCTCACGTGAGTTCTACCGGCGAGATAAAGGCCTACAAACTCGTCAGTATCGCCGGGGCTTACTGGCGCGGTGATGAACGTAATCCCATGTTGCAGCGGATATACGGCGTTGCCTTCAATACCGGGCAGGACCTGGTCAAACACCTGGAGCGTCTGGAAGAAGCCGCCCGGCGTGACCACCGGAAGCTCGGTGTCGAGCTTGACCTGTTCAGCATTCATGAAGAAGCCGGTCCGGGGCTGGTGCACTGGCACCCTAAAGGTTCTGTAATACGCCGGGTCATCGAGGATTTCTGGAAGGATGAGCACTTCAAGCGCGGCTATGATATTGTCTATACCCCGCATCTGGCTAAAGTTGGTCTGTGGAAGACCAGCGGTCACTGGGACTTTTACCGGGACTACCTTTACAGTCCCATGGACGTGGAAGGACAGGAGTATATTGTCAAGCCGATGAATTGCCTGGGGCATATCCTCATCTATAAGTCCAGGCTGCGCAGCTACCGTGATTTACCCTTGCGTTATGCTGAGCTGGGCACGGTCTATCGCTACGAGCGTTCCGGGGTGCTTCACGGTTTATCCCGGGTAAGAGGGTTCACCCAGGACGATGCTCACATCTTTTGTCGTTTTGACCAGCTGGAAGACGAGGTGGTGGGGGTGCTGGACCTGGCCCGTTTTATGATTGATACCTTTGGCTTTACAGATTACCACGTATTTCTTTCCACCCGGCCGGATAAGTATGCCGGTACTGATGAGCTATGGGAAGAAGCCACGCAGACTCTGCGGCGGGCCTTGGAGCACCTGAAGATTGATTACAGCATTGACCCCGGTGAAGGCGTATTTTACGGCCCGAAAATAGACATCAAGTTTGAGAGTATCGGCGGGTCATGGCAGGGCCCCACCATACAGGTCGATTTTAACCTGCCCCAGCGCTTTGATGTCACTTATATCGGCGAGGACAGCCGTGAGCATCCGGTAGCTATGGTACACCGCACGGTACTGGGTAGCATGGAGCGCTTTCTGGCTTCTCTCATTGAGCACTACGGCGGGGCTTTCCCGGTATGGCTGGCTCCGGTGCAGGTGATGGTGATCCCAATCGCTGACCGCCATCTGGAGTATGCGCGTAAGCTGGAGAGTGAACTCCGGTCCGAGGGGATACGGACTAAAGTAGACGCCCGCTCGGAAAGGGTTAATTTGAAAATACGGCAGGCACAGCTTGATAAAGTGCCTTATATGCTGGTAGTCGGCGATAAGGAAGTGGCGGCGGATACTGTTTCCGTCCGTTTGCGGAATAGCGAAGAACTGTCATCACAGCCTCTAACTGATTTCAAAGAAATCATAAGGAAGGCGGTAACCGGCAAAGCAAAAGACCTCGATTGA